The Dictyoglomus sp. NZ13-RE01 sequence ATATAGTTCTCTCATCATTTTTCTAACTTTAAGATCAACTCTAAATTTTTCAGTATCTATGCCATTAGGGATATATATAACTTTTGAAGTAACTCCCATTTCTTCAAGCTTGGCTTTTTCCGATGGAGACACTGCTATGACAATTTTGGCAGAATTATAAAAAAGTAATAGATATTGAGTAAATATATTTTTCCATCTTTCTGCTAAAATGGCACTACCGATCATGGTGTCTGGAATAACATGGGCGGTTATTATAATATTCTCATGAGTTTTCAAAAATTTAAAAAAGCTGTTTCCAAGAGAATGAAAATGTATTATATCAAAGGGTCCATCTTTTAGGTTTGCATTGTAATAAACTTCCACGTCATCTCTTTTTTGAAGGGCGGAGTAGAGCATTTTGCAAGCAGTCTGATCTCCGCCACCCTTTTTCCTTGCAGATGGAATACCTGGCTTAAAAATAATATTTACTTTTATTTTTCTCATGATTTTTTGTCTTTGGATATTTAAAAAATTTCCAAATTTTTCTTCCCTCTTTTCTGAATGATTCCAAAGTAAGTAGATCTCTATTGTAGCGTGGTGGACTGTCTAATATCTCCTTATATAGTTTTGCAATTTCTCTACCGATATTATTTAGATTATAATATTCTGCTAATTGAAAAGCCTTATTTCTGTATTCTGTATAAAAAGTTTTATCTTCTTTTAATTTTTTAATTAGCATAACAAATTCATCATTGCTATTAGCAGAAATATACCAGTCTTTATATAGATCCTTATACTCTTCTAAATCTCTCAAAAGGAGAGGAAGTCCACAGGAGGCAGCTTCTGGAATAACCATACCAAAGGTTTCTTGTCTTGATGGGAAAAATAGTACATCGCTTGCATTATAGTAGTATGGCATCTCCTCATAGGGAACAATGCCTGTAAAGATCACGTTGTTGGGTGCATTTTTGATTTTTTCCTGTAGATCTAAGTATCCTGCTGTTAAAATCGAGAAAGGTTGTCCTCCTACCCATAAAAACTTTATATCAGGTAAATGTTTGGCAACTTCTATAAAGGTGTCGACACCTTTTCTTGGTTGAATTTGTCCTGAGCTCATAACAACAAAATCGTCTTCTGTGAACCCTAATCTTTTTCTCATAATTTCTCTTTTTTCTAAATCCACAAAGAATCTTTCCAAGTTAATTGGATTTGGAATCACATAAATAGGAGCTTTTACTTTGAATTCTTCTAAGGCAGATTTTACTTTAGGAGATACTGCAATTATGACATCTGCTAAATTATAATAGTATTGAAAAAACTTTTCAGCTATAGGTAACCATACCTCTGAGAGAACAAGACTTCCAATAAGGGACTCTGGTATAACATGAGCGGAAATGACAATTCTTTTACCAGTAGTTAATCCTTTTGTTATGGCGTAGGGACCTGGAGTATGAAGATG is a genomic window containing:
- a CDS encoding glycosyl transferase family 1 encodes the protein MMRKIKVNIIFKPGIPSARKKGGGDQTACKMLYSALQKRDDVEVYYNANLKDGPFDIIHFHSLGNSFFKFLKTHENIIITAHVIPDTMIGSAILAERWKNIFTQYLLLFYNSAKIVIAVSPSEKAKLEEMGVTSKVIYIPNGIDTEKFRVDLKVRKMMRELYNIKENEIVIICSGHTIKRKGFDSFVKVAKSLPQYKFFWIGGIPFSFLSSGYSEVKRVQASPPPNLFLPGPQPHEEIYKFYNMADIFFF
- a CDS encoding glycosyl transferase is translated as MKITVNLISEALAWDVKGQGVYTASLSLAEALKRVPELEVHINGKGLYDIAHLHTPGPYAITKGLTTGKRIVISAHVIPESLIGSLVLSEVWLPIAEKFFQYYYNLADVIIAVSPKVKSALEEFKVKAPIYVIPNPINLERFFVDLEKREIMRKRLGFTEDDFVVMSSGQIQPRKGVDTFIEVAKHLPDIKFLWVGGQPFSILTAGYLDLQEKIKNAPNNVIFTGIVPYEEMPYYYNASDVLFFPSRQETFGMVIPEAASCGLPLLLRDLEEYKDLYKDWYISANSNDEFVMLIKKLKEDKTFYTEYRNKAFQLAEYYNLNNIGREIAKLYKEILDSPPRYNRDLLTLESFRKEGRKIWKFFKYPKTKNHEKNKSKYYF